The nucleotide window CTTATCCTCTCCGGGCTCGAGGAAGTCGAAGTACTGGAAAGAGGTATGGGCAGGATAAAGGGCTCCCTGGGCGAGTCCAGTCTGGCTCAGGGTCTGGGGGATTATTGAGGCCGCTCCCTCCTCCCTGCTCTCCGGGATTACGGGGGTGGGCGATAGTATGACGGTTAAATACCTCACCTTCCTGGCCCCGATGTTCTTCAGGTGGACTTTCACGTCAAAGACATCCCCCGGTCTAACAACCGTGGGAGTTTCTATGCTGGAAATAACAAGTCCCTGAACCATAGAGGCCCTCCATCCTGGGGGTCCGCTTATACTCAGCTTGGCACCATTCGGATACACTAGCAAAGCGGTTATGTAAAGCTTGTTCCCCTTGTACTCAACCTCCATCGTCTCGTTCTCCCTGAGGGGTGTTAGGTAGGGAATTGGGTATGGCTTCATTATGTCCTCCACGGTCAAGCCAAGCTCCGGATGCTCCTCTATCGTCTTCACAACGGCCTCATAAATCTCAGCTGGAGATGCGGAGTTCAGCCAGAGGAGGAATTGAGCATACTCAATGGGATTGGAAACGTTGTAGCCAAGGGTCTCGGCCATCGCCATTAGGAAGGTCTCGTTTGAGAGGAGCTCCTGAATCTTAGCCTGGTCGGGCACCTCTATGACCCTGTACTCGAGATTTATCGGGTTGCCTTCCTCATCGAGGACTGCTATGAAGGCCACCCATTCTCCACTCGTGTAGTTCTTGTCCACGTTGCTCAGCACGACCGTGAGGGGACCTACGAGAACGTAGTCCCCCTTGTTGAGGTATCCCTCAAAGAGCAACGCGATATCCGTTCCGGCTACCGATATCGGGACGGTGAGAAGGAAGAGGATAAGGAGTGCCGCCCTAATCTTCATTTTCAACACCTCCTAGCTTCCTCCCGAACTCGAGTTGGAGCAGGGCCGGAGTAACGAGGTAAGCCGAGAGCATCGAGGAGAATATTCCCACCGCTAAGACCTTTCCAAAGTCGTGGATGGCCGTGAGCTCGGCTGTCAAGAGGGAAAGAAAGCCACCGGCTGTCGTCAGGGCCCCCACGAGTATTGCAGGTCCTACACTTCCCATGGCTGTTATTATTGGGGCCCTGTTCCCCTCCCTAAGCTCTTCGAGGAAGCGGTGAGTTATGTGCATACCGTAGTCCACGCCAAGCCCTACGACCATGGAAACGACGCCCGCCAGTGTCTGAGTAAAAGGTATGCCAGCTAGCCCCATGTATCCTATCGTCCAAAGGGCTCCTAGGAACATGGGCATTAGCATGGCAAGGGCAACCGTAGGTCTCTTGAAGATAGCGAATACGACGAGAACCACTATGAGTGTCCCAACGGTCGAGATTCGATTAAGCTCATCGTTCACGAGGTTGTTGAGGACGTAGTTGAGATAGGCCTCCCCGGCGAGCCTTGCGGACACTCCTGGTGGAAAGTCCGCATTCTTAAGTTCCTCTTCAAAGTAGGCCATTATCTCGTTGAACACCTCCTGCCTGACCCCCATAAAGTTGCCCTTCAGCCTTATCGTCGTCATGGAGTAGTCGTCGCTCACGAGGGAGGAGCCTTTGAGGACCTCCGCGATCTTTTCCTTGTCGTTCGGGATATATCCGTATTTCTCAATGACAACGTCAGCTATGCTCTCGGTCTCGAAGACGTTGTTCAGGCACGAGTCAGCCTTAATAGCCTCCTCAAACCTGTAGATGGCCCTTACTATGGTTGGATCTCTTACATCATCGGCTTTCACGAGTATTACAACTTCGTCCTGACCACCGAACTCCGACCGGATATCGCTCAGCGCTTCTATCTCAGGGAGCGTCGTGGGGATCATCTTCTCAAGCCTGACCTCCGTCGTCACGAGGGTAAAGCCGTAAATAGATAGGCCCGTTATGAGGCCGGCGACGAGGAGAGCACCCCACGGGGCCCTCTTTATGGCCCCGCCGAGGAACTCGAAGGCCCTTTTAATCCTCTCCGAGGTTCCCAGTCTCAGTCCCCCGCTTCTCCAACCCAGCCTTTTCCCTACCTCCTCCTCAAGGATTGCGACGGCAGGGGTCACGATGACGGCGTTCATTGCCGTAAGTCCAAGGCCCATAACGAGGGCCAAACTGAGCCGTCTCAGAGAGGGAAGGATTGATAGGGATAGCGCCAAAAAGCCGGCTATCGTCGTGAGAGCGGCCCCGAGCAAGGCCTTTCCAGTCTCAGCTATAGCTTCTTCCGCCGCTTCCTCGGGTGGCCTCCCCTTTGCCCTCTCCTCGTAGTAGCGGTTAGTCACGTGGACACCATAATCTATTCCCATCCCGATTATCATTGCCCCCACGGTGCTTGTGGCAAGGTCGAGGGGTATTCCGAGGAGTCCCATGAAGCCGAGGGTCATGATGACGCCGAATGTCAGTGGTATCAGGGGGACGAGCATCCTTATGGGGGAGCGATAGAAATAAATGAGTATCAGAACGACTATAACACCGGCAACGGCCATCGTCCTGTTCATGTCGGCCTGAAGCATCTCCAGTATTCGGTAGGTTATCCCGAGGTCCCCAGTCAGAACAGCCTCAACGCCCTCGGGAAAACCTGCCTTCTTGATATCTTCCAACATTTCTTTGTAAACCCGCACAAGAGCCTCTTGGTTACTTTCTCTGTTCAGTGTCACCACCACAAGGGTTGTCGAGTAATCCCGACTGACGAGGGAGCTCCTTGCATCCTCGGGAAGCATATCCAAGACGAACTTTGTCTCTTCGATAGTCCTCGGGAGCCTGCCCAGAACCTGAACGCAGATGTCAGCAATGCTAAAGGTATCCGTAACGTACTCTCTCTCCATGAACCTCTGCTCAAGGTCATATATCGCCTTGATGACCCTTGGATCTCTTATATCGACTACGTCAGATCCAGTCCCTTTTATCCTCACGAGGACCAGAGCAGAGCCCCCGCTTCCAAACTCGTTCTGGAGAGTGTAATAGTCCTGGACAGCCTTCAGATCAGAGGGAAGTTGTTTAGAAAGGTCACTTTCGAACTGGAGCTGAGACATACCATAAAAGGATAGGACTAGGAGGAAGAGCGTAACCAAGGCAAGGCTGTGCCTGTAAACCACTATTATCCTAGCGAGTCTCCGGAGCATGAGGATCCCCCGGAACTTTCGGAAATTTCCGAAAGTTTTATATTGTGAGAATTTTAAAAGGCTTTTGGTGTGGGTGGGATGGGGGTTGAGGAGGCCAAGAGGATAGTCATGAAGAGCTTCGCGAACACGGCCCGAAGGTTTGGCCAGAGCGAGCTCCTCGGTTATATATATGGAGCCCTCTTCTTCTCCGATGAACCTCTTAGCCTTGCCGAGATAGCCGAGATTACCGGATACTCCCTTTCCCACGTGAGCTCAGCCATGAAGGTACTAGAGGGAGTCGGACTAGTCCAGAGGGTAAAGAAGCCCGGGGACAGAAAGGCCTATTTTGTGGCCACCAAAAGCTTTGGCGAGTGGAGAAGCGCAGCATTCTACAGCCGCCTCCTCAGGGACGTCGAGGAGACTCGGGAAAACCTCCTTAGAGCCTTAAAAGAACTGGAGGGAGAAGAGGAAAAAGATGCCGAGAGGATCAGAGAGAAACTAGAGAAGGCGCTTAGGAGGAATGAAACGGCGAGAAAGTTGCTCGCATTCTTAATGAGGTTCAGGGATGAGGAAGAGTTGTTAAAAGCCCTCGAAAGATGCCTCGAGGGCTGATCAGCCAGGAATCCGGTCATCACCACTCAGTATCGGATGGCGCTCATCACATCTGTTCCTTCTATCTTGGAA belongs to Pyrococcus yayanosii CH1 and includes:
- a CDS encoding GbsR/MarR family transcriptional regulator, translated to MGVEEAKRIVMKSFANTARRFGQSELLGYIYGALFFSDEPLSLAEIAEITGYSLSHVSSAMKVLEGVGLVQRVKKPGDRKAYFVATKSFGEWRSAAFYSRLLRDVEETRENLLRALKELEGEEEKDAERIREKLEKALRRNETARKLLAFLMRFRDEEELLKALERCLEG
- a CDS encoding hydrophobe/amphiphile efflux-3 (HAE3) family transporter; this encodes MLRRLARIIVVYRHSLALVTLFLLVLSFYGMSQLQFESDLSKQLPSDLKAVQDYYTLQNEFGSGGSALVLVRIKGTGSDVVDIRDPRVIKAIYDLEQRFMEREYVTDTFSIADICVQVLGRLPRTIEETKFVLDMLPEDARSSLVSRDYSTTLVVVTLNRESNQEALVRVYKEMLEDIKKAGFPEGVEAVLTGDLGITYRILEMLQADMNRTMAVAGVIVVLILIYFYRSPIRMLVPLIPLTFGVIMTLGFMGLLGIPLDLATSTVGAMIIGMGIDYGVHVTNRYYEERAKGRPPEEAAEEAIAETGKALLGAALTTIAGFLALSLSILPSLRRLSLALVMGLGLTAMNAVIVTPAVAILEEEVGKRLGWRSGGLRLGTSERIKRAFEFLGGAIKRAPWGALLVAGLITGLSIYGFTLVTTEVRLEKMIPTTLPEIEALSDIRSEFGGQDEVVILVKADDVRDPTIVRAIYRFEEAIKADSCLNNVFETESIADVVIEKYGYIPNDKEKIAEVLKGSSLVSDDYSMTTIRLKGNFMGVRQEVFNEIMAYFEEELKNADFPPGVSARLAGEAYLNYVLNNLVNDELNRISTVGTLIVVLVVFAIFKRPTVALAMLMPMFLGALWTIGYMGLAGIPFTQTLAGVVSMVVGLGVDYGMHITHRFLEELREGNRAPIITAMGSVGPAILVGALTTAGGFLSLLTAELTAIHDFGKVLAVGIFSSMLSAYLVTPALLQLEFGRKLGGVENED